In Euphorbia lathyris chromosome 2, ddEupLath1.1, whole genome shotgun sequence, the sequence CTTAAATCTGCGTTGGAATCTGATTCTTTCCAAGCTATTCAGTTTTTGAATGATAAGGTTGATATTGACGACCATCATCCTTTTAAGGAATCTGATTAGAGTTGTTAAGAACCTATGTGCAGCTAACTGTCCGGGAAGCTATTGCTTGTGCTGATTTATTGGCTAATATGGCTCACTCTTTTTAGTCGTGGTGTAGTCTTTGCTGGTCCTCCTGAGGGTGCCATTAGTGGCTTGCATCTTCGTGATGACCAGAAGGTCTCTTTTCCAAAAACGTTACCCACCCTTGTAGGCTAGTTTAAGTTTTTTTCTTCCATATGTAAATGTTGCTTCTgttgttacaaaataataataaaataccaGTTTTGCATTCATGTTGTAAAAGCCAATGAATGAAGAGTACCGATTCTTTATGGTTATTGTTCACTGTTTCTTTCTTTACCTTCTAATATATTTATAAGTTTACGTGATGAATGGTTTTGTTCTGAGAAATGgatgccccattagcttgtgacgacgacaacaacaacaaaacatcagtcccgaaatgattcgaggTCCGCTAACATGAACTGTCATACAaaatcgtgaaatcaagtcgtatcagtgacaaattctctccctccactccatcctatccactaccatattttcttcaatccccaataaactctcGATAGCTTGTGACAGCTAATGGAAATGGTGAACTAACAAATTTGTAGTGGCTAGTTGTGTGATTATAGGAAACAACAAATAAACACAAGGCCTCATCAAGTTTCTAACTCTTGAAACATGCTCAAAGTACCGCATAACATTAATACTTTTTTGAAATGTCACAATTCTAGTTAAGAATTTAATGAAGTCTAGATGGTGATACAAGTTTAAACGCTTATCTCATTACGACGAAAAAAAGATAGTCTGAAAGAGAAAGACAAAGTAAGTCGGGGAGGGCTAAAAGTTTGATCTGAATATGAAGTTCGGGTAACAAAAATTTAGGCAGCAGCTCCCTTGCCTTTCTTCTTCTGGAGCTTCTTCATGTAGAATTCCAGCTCTTTCCCCTCCAAGATATACCTGCCAAAAGAAATGAGACAAACACATGAATGACCAATGCAAAACACTAACTTCCCTTTGCACTTCTAGATTTATGATGACCGGTTGATGCGTAAATCTAAAACACAGTAGAACATTTTTCATCTTAGTACAATTTTGCCACCTCATATGCTTTGAACAAAGTCTAAAAAGAAACTTCATAATCCCAACTGACCATCATTGCAGAACAAGAGCTCAAACATGGGACAAGGATGATTTTATTGTTCTACCCAAATAATCACTTATAGTAAACTAAAGAAGCACTACTGCAAAGAATTAGCACATGCAAGCAAAAGGTGATGTCAAACATTCTCTTTTTATGATCATTAAGCTTATATATCGAAGGAGTTTATTCCATGAATAGAGATTGATACAGGAAGATAAATTGATTTATGTTCTAttacttttatattaatttattcagGACAAAATACACTATGCCTCAACCTTATATAACAATGAAACGAGGGGAGAGGATAAGAGACATACCCATCAGCACGACCGCATTGGCCAGGGCGTGATGAGATGCAAGCTAATAGACGACCACCACTAAATTGTTCCTCAATATGGGCATCAAGCTTGCGAGCCTGTTGTCTCTTTTCCAGCTTTCTCAAGACATGGTTGCTCTTCTTTGCTTCCTCAGTAGCAGCtacagcagcagcagcttcaCCTTCCTATCAAGAGAAGTAAAACAATACATGACAGTTAACAAATCATTTTCAAACATTTAACAATAGCAATTAAAACACTAGATACAAGTACTGCAAGGGCAAACAGACAATTCAACAGAAAAAGTGTTACTTGAAAAGATATTCCAACAAGACATCATAATCTCTTAGAACACAAACTGAAACAGAAAAAGCACAACTAGCgcaataattttcttagctaccAAAACCACTCCTACTCATCTGAAAGAACACAGCACCCAGAAACTCTAATATGCAAGAAGACTCAGACTAATATTCAAGTACTTAGAAATATCTAAAATTCTGAGTCAAAAGCTCATTTAAAGAAAGATTAAAAAAGCACTTCTACAAAGAAGTACCCCAATAAATGCAGTAATATGACTATCAAACTTGCATGCAGGAACACAATTATTCTTCATTTACAAAGCAGAGATAGTATACCTCTCCTTCCTTCTTGGCAACTGGGCTTTTCTTCTTACGACCAATGTCAACTCCATAGTGCTGAAGATACCACTGCTTGAAAGGTGCTGCATCAACTTGAACAATAGCACTCTTCACCAAAGTTTGAGTACGAACAAGCTCATTGTTAGATGCATTGTACACCACATCAAGAAGTCTTGTCTTCCTGGTAACAGCTTCACTCCCCCATGAGAAGTTTCCAGTATCAAGCCTCAATGCTCGCCACTTCACATTTCCACCTCTAACCCTAATTCTTCTCACTGTCTTGTTGCTAGACAGTTTTGTATTTGCAGGCTGCCTTCCGAGCTCATACCTTCAGGGGtaggaagaaaaaaatattcacatacaaaaaactaaaatttgcaGGACAAGATTATAAATTGCCCAAACTTTAGAACTAATAATCAAAATGTTGGCAatataaacataataaaaatgttcTGTGAAtttgaagaaaaacaaaacatatAACAATAAACCAAAGCAAAAGGGAGGCTATATAATCGGCTAACAGAGGAGCAACAAAGGACCCAAAAGAGAACATATTCAATTAACTACACACATCGATCTACTATCCTCCTAAGTTCGTGAAAAACTGGCGACAGCAAGGAAACATTCAGAGCCAGTTCTTTACCTATTTACCGAGCTACTCAACTAAATGTAGTTTATATATACACAATCAATCAAAACAATTATATTCGAAAAACATAAAAGGGAATGAATTGAAACTTTACTTTCTCTTCTTTCTCCATGCCTTCTTTTTTCCACCAGTGGCACGCCTCTTGTGCATAGAATCACGAGAGATACCTATAAACCCATTCCGAAAAAATTCACGTTAGCATCACTAGAATATGAGAGCAATCCTTTCAAACATCAGAGAAGAATCGGATCCAAGACAAGAATAGGAGAAGGAATTAATAACAGGTGAGATTTACCCATGTTTGCAGAGTAAGGTTTCTAAGTTTCTCTCTGCTTCCCAATCTCCGCACCAGAAAAGGGCTAGGGTTTTCAGAGAGGAAAATATGGCCTGGGTTTTTGGTTTATATAGGAAGTTTCTCGTCCATTCGATGTAGGGATGGCAATGATAGGTAACCGCGATCTCAAACTCTTAGCCttttttattttgggtaaattacacctatggccactgaTTACCTATTTTTACATTATGGTCatttaacttcattttttttcagtATGGCTattaaactttacattttttaacatcaGTGGTCacttaacgcctcaaaacgaccattgacggctaaaaataaaaaatccaaagcgttaacgatattctaaggaactttaattcttgaaaattttcgttttgaggtcatttaggtgttgtttggttaggagagagaaagtgaatttttagagagagaaagctccaaaaaatgtgattttcgaaaaaaaaaatgtggtttcatggtaaatgtcgttctgaacaactttaattattgaatattttcattttgaagtcgttaacgGTCGTTAAAgatcattttgagaagttgattaaaattgagtggccaccagtattaaaaagtataaagttcagtggtcataccgggaagaaatgaagttgagtggctataatgtgaaaataggtaaagttcagtggctataggtgtaatttaccctttttattttttaattattcgtAACCGTCACATTATTTTAACAGTTATACTTTTTGTATTTCATATTCGTTTCATTTAATTTTCGAGTACTTTTTATCCGTtaataatcaataaataaaacaaaaaatattacaaatttaacaaattataaatttaataacaaattgaaatttaattaataagaataaagtagtttaGTATTATCAttcaatggttgaaaaacaaaaggttagGGTTCAAATCTCAAgttttacatctaaaaaaaccagggataaggtatcaaaataggtctaatgtttttgaaaaagtatcaatttagactctatgttcaaaataacactaatataggtttaacgtttacaacataatatcaatttaggcttaacgtttacaacataacatcaatttaggaatTACTAACAGAACGTAACGCATCATTCGTTAAATCTGTCAACTCAGCGACACGCCACATAAGGTACCAAACTAGGCCTAAGGTTTGTagaaagtattaatttaggcctCGCGTACAAAAtatcaccaatataggcttaacgtttacaaaataatacgaatttaaacttaacgtttacaaaatatatctaatTTAAGCTGTGtaaaaaagataattttatttttctagcaTGGTACAAATTATGGAACTAATATTAGGCACTTTGGATTTTGTGCGGCCGTATGGTAACATTTTGGATACATTTTGGATGAGTTGTCAGTTGACAATTAATATTTTGTGTTAAttttgtggatattcaattacttttagtttgcatatattacatgagttCATGGAATTTAAGagtcatggaatcattgatgaaaaacaaatacaaAATCTTAACGGGCAAAAATAGtgattaattgtattataataaataataaaatagaactaaataaaaaagataacatataagggggcgtttggtttaaacttcggaatcagaatcggaaACGGAATGTTACGGAATCGAAATCGGAATgactatttaattattttgtcgGAATCCAACTATTAGAGGAGCGTTTGGTTTAAATTTCGGAATCGgaatagaaatgttacggaattAGAATCGAAATAactattatataattatatttagttTAATCCGGAATcgaaatttaataataataaaataatgttAAACAAGAGATTGCATACATAAAAAAACtgcaactttaaaaaaaaaaaaaatcagttatTACAACTTAAATAAAATTAGCTATTAATTAATGAATCTCATAAAAAATCAgttttgtgcaagtagggtcgAATCCACAGAGACTCGTCGAATTATAACTTTTTGAAACTAACAATTAAAAGTAAAGGGGGGGTTGGTTTGTGGAATGAATTGAATAAAAATAACaagtaataattaaataaatgagAAATATGTATGAGAAAGATTCTAGCTAGAGGTTAGGTTCGAGTCttgaattgaacaaattgatcaTCGATCACAGAAAAGATATGTTTCAGCCATTCAAATAAATTAGCTAGTTATTAAAAAGCATTAACAACTAATCTCTTCTTACAGTTTAGATAATCAGGAAACGTTCACTAATTACCTCTATTCAATCAAACAGTTCTAAACAAGCtttagaatttaatttgattgaaagcATTAAATATAAAAGAGATGTTAATTCTACTCAACAATCACACAAGCGggattatttaaagcatatcAATCTCAATTCACAACATAGGTTAAAAGTTTGTCCACAATCAACTATGTTATTTGCTACTTGTATCAGATGATTTAAACGATTATGTATTTAAACATCTAATTAGCAAAACGATTGCAggtaaataattaaatcaagGATTCAATTAAATCACGCAATACGGATAAGAACAGAATGGAAATCAATTacttgaaatagatgaaaaagatgaagtACAGAATGATCTCACAATTCCATTGTTCAATACCTAAATCCTCTAACTAGAAGTTGGAATTTAGTTCACCATAGAAGAGAGAATAAAACGCCAAAGATGAAGAACCTTGAAGAAGAATGATGTTGCCGGAAGAAAAAGATGTCGATGATAAAAGATGATGATCCCTGATTCTCTGTTTGTCTTTTAAAACGTAAAATCCACTATTCCCACTCTTCCCACCTTTCCACTTTCCACGTTTTTCTCTTAGGAGAAAACTAAATAACTCCTATACAAATCTAATAATAAAAATCCTATATAGAATTGAACTCCCATTAGGATTCTGTATTTTGAAATCCTAATAGAATTAAATCCTATAATAATGTCTTAAcatatttaaaactaataataaaaattacaaagagTAAAAATCTTAAAATAGAAGTCTTCCAATCATAATCCAACTCCGAAATTCGTACTGGTCCTTACCCATGGGCACGGGTTAGGACGAATCAGTTTTTAGTGCATAATTTCCTTCTTCAGCATGGCCTAAGCCATGGGCATGGGTTAGGACCTGATAGATTTCTCCAATTTCACTTTAAGCTCCATAAGATTAGCATTTTAATCTCCAATTTGAATTGAATCtccaaaaacacctataaaataCAAAACAAGATAAATAAGCACTAATAAAGTAAAACTAACATTAAACTAAAGAGAATTAAGATATAAAGATGTACATAAATATGGACACATCAAAATTCCCTCGCACTAaaccttgcttgtcctcaaggaagaacaaaactaaACAAAAAAACTTAAATAAGACAAAgatacaaaacagaaacaatccTTATTCTCCAAAACTATCAAACTCAAATCAGCAAGCATTATAGATCGGATCTCGATAATAATCAAAGCACCAGACGTTTCACAGTCGATTTTTGCCATCAACAGTTAAGTAAGACACTTCTTTAACAATGCTACCAAATCAAATACACAAAGCTTGATAACTCTCACAAAGTggtcactcaattcacacatgTGTTTAGGTAAATATATTTGAAGCTCTCAAATTCTATGCAAGGAATGAACTACAATGAGTTTGCACTTCAATCTAATCTTCACCACTTGTTATATAATCAGTACAAAAATCAGAAGGTCTTTCATAGGTTGTAATGGGGTTAGGGTTAAAGGTatggaaaaaggaaaaatttaGGTTATTAATCAAAAGAAATTAGCAGGCaagtcaacaaaaaaaaactaaatctaTTATATCTGAAGTGAAAGAAAATTCTACATTTCACTTTTTTTCAATTCAGCACAACACCCGAAGAATTTGTCTGTTTTGAGCTATTTGGATGCTAAAATACAACTTTGTGCTGAATTTTTTTCCAGAACTTCCTTTTAtctctcttttatatatttggCTGCAAAAATTATGAAAACAGCCAACAAATCGGAACAATGATTACTCCAGACATTTTTCGAGTACAAGTAAAACTAACTTGCCTACTAATTCTTAAGATTAAGGGTAAAGGTCATTGATGGGTTAAtaggaaaattaatttattgtgTACAACAACGAAAAGGTTAGAGGTTCAAACTTGGTTATCTAGgggataaaaaaaaaggttagaCTATTTAAGTCAAAATGGTTAATCCTAATTGCCTTCATCATTTTAATGTATGACTAAAAACGTGTGTTCTCGAAAAGCATTTGATGCAAATTCCAGAGTTACAGACCAAGCATGAATTCACACATAATATGAAGAAATTGGAGCAAAGGTTAAATTTTGATGTTATTTAAGCGAATTGCTCTATCGGCTCAAAAGCTCACAGATTGAGGGTAATTTGTATCAAGCTATGCAGATTTTTCATTAAATTCGATTGCCTCAGAAAATGACTTACTTAAATTGAAGATCACTAAATCAACTATTAATAAGCCTAGCATTTATCAAACACTTGAATTGAATCAAATAACACGAGCTAATTAAGTTGTCAAGTGATGGAGAATGGAATTAAAATGACTTAAACTAAAACACAAACTAACTAAAACAAAAtgcaacattaaaaataaaatgcaaacaataaaaacaaaacgaaACTATATATGGAGATTTCaatctaaattaaaatttaaatgcaaatttttttctcaaatttctTATAAACTCACTCCCTCACATTAATTCGCATATTGTCCTCAATGTGTAATAAAAGCATGCTCAAGTGTTCCAAAATTCAGAGTACAATATAAGAGAAAAGTTTGAAATCTTCCCTGAATTTGAAGAGCATCTTGAGGATATGATGTTCTTTGTAATTAGTGTGCTCCTCGTTCTCTCCTTGTTTGTTTATCATTGTGCCAATTTATGACAATGTTGCataatttgagaaagaaatagCATTAGTACTCATTTGTTATCCACCCACAATCATATATGCACAGAGATATGACTTTTTAATCAATCCACCACTGAAATTAATAAATGGACACATCAGATATTAAGTGTGTATCAGATATTAAGTGTGTATCAGATATTAAGTGTAGGTGGGTCGAACAATTAGGGTTCACATAAATTACATTCTCAAATCTAACACTCAAAACAAACCATTCAAATACCCAAAACCGAGTTTCGCTGTGAAAAAAAATTGGAGTGTCAAGTTTAAACAGGCAAATAAAGTTTCATTACATAAAGAACTCAAAGCTTCAATTAAACAATATCCCAAATTAAGCATAAGTAGCCAACAATTCAACTGTCAACTAATGGAGATTCTATCATAAGAAAAACGCAATACTCAATTAAAGGAAATCCCAAATTAGCATATTGAAGTGAAATACCTGAGCAATTCAAATTTATCTAAGAAGTACAACACCAATATCAGTTGAATGCTCACATGATCAATTCAATAGAGACAAAGTAGGGAAAAATAGAATTGCACCTGGAATCTCCTCTAGCAAAATTGGAAAAACTAAAACCTGAAATTGACAGAAACATCTGTATAAGAGGAGAAGCGATACTGGTAGAGCAACTGAGAACAGGCGGACGTGCGACTGGTTTGAGGAAGGAGATGAAACGAGAACGGTGGAAGCGGCGAAGATGAACGGCGGACTAGAGGATGTCGGACTGAAAGCTGAATTGAAAAGGGTTGCACcatgaaaatagagtttttaggtttttttattattattaaaactgaaaaaaataaaataaaataaaataaagataacattttaaaaaaataatgaaaataaaaatgtaagaCTTAGAAAAGAAATGGGCAGAAGACTAGAGTTCCTAAGCCATGCCCATAAGAACTGCAAAacttaatttaaatttttgggCAGAAGACTGGATGTCTAAGCCGTGCCCATGGGAACTGCAAAagttaattaaaaattttggaCAGAAGACTAGGATGTCTAAGCCATGCCCATGGGAACTGCAAaacttaatttaaaattttgggcAGAAGACTAGGATGTCTAAGCCGTGCCCGTGGGAACTGCAAAacttaattaaaaattttgggCAGAAGACTAGGATGTCTAAGCCATGCCCATGGGAACTGCAAaacttaatttaaaattttgggcAGAAGACTAGGATGTCTAAAACGTGCCCATGgcttaaaaaaaatatgcactAAAATTTCCTATGGGCACACCTTAGGGCTATTTCCGGAAATTTATTCAAACAtaagtaaaattaaaaccaaaaacatgaaattaccctaaaactaaataaaaataaaaataagataaatgaaataaattcgGGTTGCCTCCCAAAAGAGCGCCTTTGTTTATTGTCTTTGGCTAGACAATGATAATGCATCATCCAACTCCAACTCGCTCATTCTTTTCATCATCCCAATTATTGATGAATGAAATTTGGAACAAATCTTTCATGCCTCCTCTCTGCACACTtgaatcaatcatgtcaatgaTAAAAACAAATTCAATTTCATCACGTGTATTACCTTCACTCATATCagtttctattgtattgatctTTATAGGTAAGTTACTTGATAAAAGTGAAAATGAGTTTATTGCTTTATCATTCATATCCAACAAGCAAAAATATTTTTCACATATCAGCTCATTAGTCACAATGGAAATTCCATCATGAATTAATGTCTCCTCAATTTGCTTTTCTTCTATATGCAATAACTTAGAATCTCAAACCGAAAATTGTGTTTCTAAGTTACTCACAAGTGTAAACATTTGATTCATTTGTGACTGCAAATTCTCTAGACTTGTTCGAGTTTCTTGTTGAAATATCAAAGTATTATGCTGAAATTGCAAAATATTAGCACCTAAAGCATGAACAATTTCTTCAAGAGACATACATGAGCTTGATGAACAGTGATCACTGGGAGGAGATTGATAGTAATTTTGAATTGATTGATTCTTAGAACTAAAACTAAGACATGAATGATCAACATAATGGCCATCGTTCCATTGGAACTCATTAACATGTTGAAGTACATGATCCATTTCTTTCCAAAATCaccaaaagaaaaaggaaataaaaaaaaataatgcgACTGAAAATTGTTAAGCACTAACTACAAAGAAATAATTCCGTTAAAGACACCAGtccccagcaacggcgccaaaatttgatgagTGTCGAATTCACCAAAAATCAAATACCTACTCTTGGAACTAGAAAATTGTAGTAATCCACAGAGACTGGTCGAATTATAACTTTTTGAAACTAACAATTAAAAGTAAGGGGGGGGTGTTTGGTTTGTGGAATGAATTGAATAAAAATAACaagtaataattaaataaatgagAAATATGTATGAGAAAGATTCTAGCTAGAGGTTAAGTTCGAGTCttgaattgaacaaattgatcaTCTATCACAGAAAAGATATGTTTCAACCATTCAAATAAATTAGCTAGTTATTAAAAAACATTAACAACTAATCTCTTCTTACAGTTTAGATAATCAGGAAACGTTCACTAATTACCTCTATTCAATCAAACAGCTCTAAACAAGCtttagaatttaatttgattgaaagcATTAAATATAAAAGAGATGCTAATTCTACTCAACAATCATACAAGCGggattatttaaagcatatcAATCTCAATTCACAACATAGGTTAAAAGTTTGTCCACAATCAACTATGTTATTTGCTACTTGTATCAGATGATTTAAACGATTACGTATTTAAACATCTAATTAGCAAAACGATTgcaagtaaataattaaatcaagGATTCAATTAAATCACGCAATACGGATAAGAACAGAATGGAAATCAATTacttgaaatagatgaaaaagatgaagtACAGAATGATCTCACAATTCCATTGTTAAATACCTAAATCCTCTAACTAGAAGTTGGAATTTAGTTCACCATGGAAGAGAGAATAAAACGCCAAAGATGAAGAACCTTGAAGAAGAATGATGTTGCCGGAAGAAAAAGATGTCGATGATGAAAGATGATGATCCCTGATTCTCTATTTGTCTTTTAAAACGTAAAATCCACTCTTCCCACTCTTCCCACCTTTCCACTTTCCACGTTTTTCTCTTAGGAGAAAACTAAATAACTCCTATACAAATCTAATAATAAAAATCCTATATAGAATTAAACTCCCATTAGGATTCTGTATTTTGAAATCCTAATAGAATTAAATCCTATAATAATGtcttaatatatttaaaactaataataaaaattacaaagaCTAAAAATCTTAAAATAGAAGTCTTCCAATCATAATCCAACTCCCAAATTCGTACTGGTCCTTACCCATGGGCACGGGTTAGGACGAATCAGTTTTTAGTGCATAATTTCCTTCTTCAGCATGTCTTAAGCCATGGGCATGGGTTAGGACCTGACAGATTTCTCCAATTTCACTTTAAGCTCCATAAGATTAGCATTTTAATCTCCAATTTGAATTGAATCtccaaaaacacctataaaataCAAAACAAGATAAATAAGCACTAATAAAGTAAAACTAACATTAAACTAAAGAGAATTAAGATATAAAGATGTACATAAATATGGACACAtcatttagcttaaattggatatattttgtaaacgttaaacttaaattcatattatttttgtaaacgttaagcctatattgtgttattttgtacataaagcctaaattgatactttctacaaaccttaaacctatttt encodes:
- the LOC136219160 gene encoding small ribosomal subunit protein eS8 — encoded protein: MGISRDSMHKRRATGGKKKAWRKKRKYELGRQPANTKLSSNKTVRRIRVRGGNVKWRALRLDTGNFSWGSEAVTRKTRLLDVVYNASNNELVRTQTLVKSAIVQVDAAPFKQWYLQHYGVDIGRKKKSPVAKKEGEEGEAAAAVAATEEAKKSNHVLRKLEKRQQARKLDAHIEEQFSGGRLLACISSRPGQCGRADGYILEGKELEFYMKKLQKKKGKGAAA